In Streptantibioticus cattleyicolor NRRL 8057 = DSM 46488, a genomic segment contains:
- a CDS encoding threonine aldolase family protein, with translation METTGGAERRRRAWRGAARVLGPVPETIGERLARLAEGAGEAAGRITDFYGDGVVAEVEEKVAELLGTEAAAFFPTGTMAQQAALRCWAGRTGNEVVAHHPLAHPEVHEDDALRALTRLRTVRPTTEPRLPSAEEVRAVPEPFGTLMVELPLRDAGFALPSWEELTATVEAARERDAVVHFDGARLWECAPHFGRTLPEVAGLADSVYVSFYKSLRGMSGAALAGPAAFVEEAVVWRHRYGGQVFQQWPAALDALAGLRDELPRLPGYVAHAKVVARALDTALAEAGEPWFRVHPYPPHTHQFQVWLPYPAELLTEAAVRQAERTGTALFRTWSAPGAAPGVAMSEVTVSGPGHLGWTPEVVREAVGDFLALVRDLAG, from the coding sequence ATGGAGACCACGGGCGGGGCGGAGCGGCGGAGGCGGGCGTGGCGGGGGGCCGCGCGGGTGTTGGGGCCGGTGCCGGAGACGATCGGGGAGCGGCTGGCGCGGCTGGCGGAGGGGGCCGGGGAGGCGGCGGGGCGGATCACCGACTTCTACGGGGACGGGGTGGTCGCCGAGGTCGAGGAGAAGGTGGCGGAGTTGCTGGGCACCGAGGCCGCCGCGTTCTTCCCGACCGGGACGATGGCGCAGCAGGCCGCGCTGCGCTGCTGGGCCGGGCGGACCGGCAACGAGGTGGTCGCCCACCACCCGCTGGCCCACCCCGAGGTGCACGAGGACGACGCTCTGCGGGCGCTCACCCGGCTGCGTACCGTGCGTCCGACGACCGAGCCGCGGTTGCCCTCCGCCGAGGAGGTGCGGGCGGTGCCGGAGCCGTTCGGCACGCTCATGGTCGAACTGCCGCTGCGGGACGCGGGGTTCGCGCTGCCGTCCTGGGAGGAGTTGACGGCGACGGTGGAGGCGGCACGGGAACGGGACGCCGTGGTGCACTTCGACGGCGCGCGGCTGTGGGAGTGCGCCCCGCACTTCGGGCGGACGCTGCCGGAGGTCGCCGGGCTCGCCGACAGCGTCTACGTGTCGTTCTACAAGTCGCTGCGCGGGATGTCCGGCGCCGCGCTGGCCGGCCCGGCGGCGTTCGTCGAGGAGGCGGTGGTGTGGCGGCACCGTTACGGCGGCCAGGTCTTCCAGCAGTGGCCCGCCGCGCTGGACGCGCTCGCCGGGCTCCGGGACGAACTGCCCAGGCTGCCCGGGTACGTGGCGCACGCCAAGGTGGTGGCGCGGGCGCTCGACACGGCGCTGGCCGAAGCGGGCGAGCCGTGGTTCCGGGTGCACCCGTACCCCCCGCACACCCACCAGTTCCAGGTGTGGCTGCCGTACCCGGCGGAGCTGCTCACCGAGGCCGCGGTGCGCCAGGCCGAGCGGACCGGCACCGCACTGTTCCGTACCTGGTCCGCCCCGGGGGCGGCGCCCGGGGTCGCCATGTCCGAGGTGACGGTCTCCGGGCCCGGTCACCTGGGGTGGACGCCGGAGGTGGTACGCGAGGCGGTCGGGGACTTCCTGGCGCTGGTGCGCGACCTCGCCGGGTGA
- a CDS encoding response regulator, with amino-acid sequence MAIRVMLVDDQMLLRTGFRMVLQAQPDMEVVAEAGDGAEALDVLRRSEVDVVLMDVRMPKLDGVEATRRICGGAEHAAGTGNPKVLILTTFDLDEYAFAALKAGASGFMLKDVPPAELLAAIRAVHSGDAVVAPSTTRRLLDRFAPLLPHTGEPVSAELGRLTEREREVLLLVAQGLSNGEIARRLVLSEATVKTHVGRILTKLELRDRVQAVVLAYETGLVRAGGGAVG; translated from the coding sequence ATGGCGATCCGCGTGATGCTCGTCGACGACCAGATGCTGCTGCGCACCGGCTTCCGCATGGTGTTGCAGGCTCAGCCCGACATGGAGGTCGTCGCCGAGGCGGGCGACGGCGCCGAGGCGCTGGACGTGCTGCGCCGCAGCGAGGTCGACGTGGTGCTGATGGACGTCCGGATGCCCAAGCTGGACGGCGTCGAGGCCACCCGGCGGATCTGCGGCGGCGCCGAGCACGCCGCCGGCACCGGCAACCCCAAGGTGCTCATCCTGACCACCTTCGACCTGGACGAGTACGCCTTCGCCGCGCTCAAGGCGGGGGCCAGCGGCTTCATGCTCAAGGACGTGCCGCCGGCCGAACTGCTCGCCGCGATCCGGGCGGTGCACAGCGGGGACGCGGTGGTGGCGCCCTCCACCACCCGGCGGCTGCTCGACCGCTTCGCCCCGCTGCTGCCGCACACCGGCGAGCCGGTCTCCGCCGAACTGGGCCGGCTCACCGAACGCGAACGCGAGGTACTGCTGCTGGTGGCGCAGGGCCTGTCCAACGGCGAGATCGCCCGGCGGCTGGTGCTCTCCGAGGCCACCGTCAAGACCCACGTCGGCCGCATCCTCACCAAGCTGGAGCTGCGCGACCGGGTGCAGGCGGTGGTGCTGGCGTACGAGACCGGGCTGGTGCGCGCGGGCGGCGGCGCGGTGGGCTGA
- a CDS encoding sensor histidine kinase, translating into MQRLYDFLRRHPTMVDGFWAVVLLGLSALTIVALPGSRTHRALIIPEGIALCVVVWLRRRWPEWMLLLAVAAGVGQLVVDGGVNASDLAMLVIVYTVASTGARWARRLALVASLCAAPLAELRWPSAYEAVGYRAASVVFLTVPFVLAWVIGDSLRTRRAYYAQLEERAERLQREREAQAKAAVAAERARIARELHDVVAHNVSVMVVQADGAAYVLDASPEQAKQALGTISQTGRLALAEMRRLLGLLRASDDSGGEYVPQPGVEQLGDLIEQVRGAGLPVEFEVAGTPRPLSSGVELTAYRIVQEALTNTRKHGGPGAQATVHLTYGDAELRMLIEDDGRGARQELYESGGADGLGHGLIGMRERIAMVGGTLCTGPRPGGGFRISAALPLKPAR; encoded by the coding sequence GTGCAGCGTCTCTACGATTTTCTCCGCAGGCACCCGACGATGGTCGACGGCTTCTGGGCCGTGGTCCTGCTCGGACTGTCGGCGCTGACGATCGTGGCGCTGCCCGGTTCGCGCACCCATCGCGCGCTGATCATCCCCGAGGGGATCGCGCTGTGCGTGGTGGTGTGGCTGCGCAGGCGGTGGCCGGAGTGGATGCTGCTGCTGGCGGTGGCGGCCGGCGTCGGCCAGCTGGTGGTCGACGGCGGGGTGAACGCCTCCGACCTGGCCATGCTGGTGATCGTCTACACGGTCGCCTCCACCGGGGCGCGTTGGGCCCGCCGGCTGGCGCTGGTCGCCTCGCTGTGCGCGGCGCCGCTGGCCGAGCTGCGGTGGCCCAGCGCCTACGAGGCCGTCGGCTACCGCGCCGCCTCCGTCGTCTTCCTCACCGTCCCGTTCGTCCTCGCCTGGGTGATCGGCGACAGCCTGCGCACCCGCCGGGCGTACTACGCGCAGCTGGAGGAGCGCGCCGAACGGCTGCAACGCGAACGCGAGGCGCAGGCCAAGGCCGCGGTGGCCGCCGAACGCGCCCGGATCGCCCGCGAACTGCACGACGTGGTCGCCCACAACGTCTCGGTGATGGTCGTCCAGGCCGACGGCGCCGCCTACGTGCTCGACGCCTCCCCGGAGCAGGCCAAGCAGGCGCTGGGCACCATCTCGCAGACCGGGCGGCTGGCGCTGGCCGAGATGCGGCGCCTCCTCGGGCTGCTGCGCGCCTCCGACGACAGCGGCGGCGAGTACGTCCCGCAGCCCGGTGTCGAGCAGCTCGGCGACCTCATCGAGCAGGTCCGCGGCGCCGGGCTGCCGGTGGAGTTCGAGGTGGCCGGCACCCCGCGCCCGCTCTCCAGCGGGGTGGAGCTGACCGCGTACCGCATCGTCCAGGAGGCGCTGACCAACACCCGCAAGCACGGCGGCCCCGGCGCCCAGGCCACCGTCCACCTCACCTACGGCGACGCCGAACTGCGGATGCTGATCGAGGACGACGGCCGCGGCGCCCGCCAGGAGCTGTACGAATCCGGCGGTGCCGACGGGCTCGGGCACGGGCTGATCGGGATGCGCGAGCGGATCGCCATGGTCGGTGGCACCCTGTGCACCGGCCCCCGGCCCGGCGGCGGCTTCCGGATCAGCGCCGCCCTGCCGCTCAAGCCCGCCCGCTAG
- a CDS encoding ABC transporter permease encodes MGAVSGAWTWLTTGAHWAGTDGVVHRLGEHLYLTVVCLVISCVLALPVALWLGHVGRGGALAVNLSNVGRAVPTFAVLVLLVLSPLGRYGQWPTVIALVLFAVPPVLTNAYVGMREVDRDVVESARGMGMTGGQLLWRVELPLAFPLIMTGVRTAAVQVVATATLAALPGGGGLGRVITAGFNRYDTAQVVAGALLVAVLALLVEAVFVAAQRFADPLRHRRRAERRVRRGRTAEAATAS; translated from the coding sequence ATGGGCGCGGTCTCGGGGGCCTGGACGTGGCTGACCACGGGGGCCCACTGGGCGGGCACCGACGGGGTCGTCCACCGCCTCGGCGAACACCTCTACCTCACCGTGGTCTGCCTGGTGATCAGTTGCGTCCTCGCGCTGCCGGTCGCCCTGTGGTTGGGCCACGTCGGCCGGGGCGGCGCGCTGGCGGTCAACCTGTCCAACGTCGGCCGGGCGGTGCCCACCTTCGCGGTGCTGGTGCTGCTGGTGCTCAGCCCGCTGGGCCGGTACGGGCAGTGGCCCACGGTGATCGCCCTGGTGCTCTTCGCCGTGCCGCCGGTGCTCACCAACGCCTACGTCGGTATGCGCGAGGTCGACCGGGACGTGGTGGAGTCGGCCCGCGGCATGGGCATGACCGGCGGCCAGCTGCTGTGGCGGGTCGAGCTGCCGCTGGCCTTCCCGCTGATCATGACCGGGGTGCGTACCGCGGCCGTGCAGGTGGTGGCCACCGCCACGCTGGCCGCCCTCCCCGGCGGCGGCGGTCTCGGCCGGGTGATCACGGCCGGCTTCAACCGTTACGACACCGCCCAGGTGGTGGCCGGCGCGCTGCTGGTGGCCGTGCTCGCGCTGCTGGTCGAGGCGGTCTTCGTGGCCGCCCAGCGGTTCGCCGACCCGCTGCGCCACCGGCGCCGGGCGGAACGCCGGGTCCGCCGTGGCCGCACCGCCGAGGCGGCCACCGCCTCCTGA
- a CDS encoding NADH-quinone oxidoreductase subunit D: MTETTVGIGGAAEGTDMVLNIGPQHPSTHGVLRLRLVLDGERISHAEPVIGYMHRGAEKLFEARDYRQIIMLANRHDWLSAFSNELGVVLAVERMLGMEVPERAVWTRTLLAELNRVLNHLMFLGSYPLELGGITPVFHAFREREELQNVMEEVSGGRMHYMFNRVGGLKEDLPAGWSGRARQAVAAVRSRMDVFDRLVLGNEIFRGRTRGVGVLPAATVHAYGVSGPLARASGVDFDLRRDEPYLAYGELADTLKVVTREEGDCLARFECLLEQTHNALDLADACLDRLAELPPGPINQRLPKVLKAPEGHTYAWTENPLGVNGYYLVSKGDKTPYRLKLRSASYNNIQALVELLPGTLVADMVAILGSMFFVVGDIDK, encoded by the coding sequence ATGACGGAGACGACGGTCGGCATCGGTGGCGCCGCGGAGGGCACCGACATGGTGCTCAACATCGGCCCGCAGCATCCCTCGACGCACGGCGTGCTGCGCCTGCGCCTGGTTCTCGACGGCGAGCGGATCAGCCACGCCGAGCCCGTCATCGGCTACATGCACCGCGGCGCGGAGAAGCTGTTCGAGGCGCGGGACTACCGCCAGATCATCATGCTCGCCAACCGGCACGACTGGCTGTCGGCGTTCTCCAACGAGCTGGGCGTGGTGCTGGCGGTGGAACGCATGCTGGGCATGGAGGTGCCCGAGCGCGCGGTGTGGACCCGTACCCTGCTCGCCGAGCTCAACCGGGTCCTCAACCACCTGATGTTCCTCGGCTCCTACCCGCTCGAACTGGGCGGGATCACCCCGGTCTTCCACGCGTTCCGGGAACGTGAGGAGCTGCAGAACGTCATGGAGGAGGTCTCCGGCGGCCGGATGCACTACATGTTCAACCGGGTCGGCGGCCTCAAGGAGGACCTGCCGGCCGGCTGGTCCGGGCGGGCCCGGCAGGCGGTGGCCGCGGTGCGGTCCCGGATGGACGTCTTCGACCGGCTGGTGCTGGGCAACGAGATCTTCCGCGGCCGGACCCGCGGGGTCGGCGTGCTCCCCGCCGCCACCGTGCACGCCTACGGGGTCAGCGGCCCCCTCGCCCGCGCCTCCGGCGTCGACTTCGACCTGCGGCGGGACGAACCGTACCTGGCCTACGGGGAGTTGGCGGACACGCTGAAGGTGGTGACCCGGGAGGAGGGCGACTGCCTGGCCCGGTTCGAGTGCCTGCTGGAGCAGACGCACAACGCGCTCGACCTCGCCGACGCCTGCCTGGACCGGCTCGCCGAGCTGCCGCCCGGCCCGATCAACCAGCGGCTGCCCAAGGTGCTCAAGGCCCCCGAGGGCCACACCTACGCCTGGACCGAGAACCCGCTGGGCGTCAACGGCTACTACCTGGTCTCCAAGGGCGACAAGACGCCCTACCGGCTCAAGCTCCGCTCGGCCTCGTACAACAACATCCAGGCGCTGGTCGAGCTGCTGCCGGGGACGCTGGTGGCCGACATGGTGGCGATCCTGGGGTCGATGTTCTTCGTGGTGGGCGACATCGACAAGTGA
- a CDS encoding SAM-dependent methyltransferase encodes MTTRWCGWREATGRALYGPGGFFHRPEGPAGHFRTSVQVSPHFAAAVAELLVRVDAALGRPSRPAFVDVGAGRGELLTGVLRALPAELAARVVPYGVELAARPAGLDPRVRWTAEVPHGVEGLLFANEWLDNVPVEVAEADEAGVARLVLVAEDGRQRLGDPVAGADARWLARWWPIAGDPGARAEIGRPRDAAWAAATGCLTRGLAVAVDYGHVRGRRPYGGTLTGFREGREVPPVPDGSCDLTAHVAFDACGSADATLTTQRAALRALGVGAARPPLALAGTDPAGYVRALAAASRAAELTDPAGLGGFGWLIEGVGLPARIPPAGDDAAAG; translated from the coding sequence GTGACGACGCGGTGGTGCGGGTGGCGGGAGGCCACCGGGCGGGCGCTGTACGGGCCGGGCGGGTTCTTCCACCGCCCCGAGGGCCCGGCCGGCCATTTCCGCACGTCGGTGCAGGTTTCCCCGCACTTCGCGGCGGCCGTCGCGGAGCTGCTGGTACGGGTCGACGCGGCGCTGGGCCGACCATCGCGGCCGGCCTTCGTGGACGTGGGCGCCGGGCGCGGGGAGCTGCTCACCGGCGTGCTGCGCGCGCTCCCCGCCGAGCTGGCCGCGCGGGTGGTGCCGTACGGCGTCGAGCTGGCCGCCCGCCCCGCCGGGCTCGACCCGAGAGTGCGCTGGACGGCCGAGGTGCCGCACGGCGTCGAGGGGCTGCTCTTCGCCAACGAGTGGCTGGACAACGTCCCGGTGGAGGTGGCCGAGGCGGACGAGGCCGGGGTGGCCCGGCTGGTGCTGGTGGCCGAGGACGGCAGGCAGCGGCTGGGCGACCCGGTGGCCGGCGCGGACGCGCGGTGGCTGGCGCGGTGGTGGCCGATCGCCGGGGACCCGGGGGCGCGCGCGGAGATCGGCCGGCCCCGGGACGCGGCCTGGGCGGCGGCCACCGGCTGCCTGACGCGGGGGCTGGCGGTCGCCGTCGACTACGGCCACGTGCGCGGGCGGCGCCCGTACGGGGGGACCCTCACCGGGTTCCGGGAGGGGCGCGAGGTGCCGCCGGTGCCGGACGGTTCGTGCGACCTGACCGCGCACGTCGCCTTCGACGCCTGCGGTTCGGCCGACGCCACGTTGACCACGCAGCGCGCGGCGCTGCGCGCCCTCGGGGTCGGCGCCGCCCGGCCGCCGCTGGCGCTGGCCGGAACGGACCCGGCGGGGTACGTCCGCGCCCTGGCCGCGGCCTCCCGGGCGGCCGAGCTGACCGACCCGGCCGGGCTGGGCGGCTTCGGCTGGCTGATCGAGGGCGTCGGGCTGCCCGCGCGGATCCCACCGGCCGGGGACGACGCCGCGGCGGGCTGA
- a CDS encoding ABC transporter substrate-binding protein: MSNPLRSARAAHAVRAVSAVVALAAGLTACGGGKSLEKQGQASSAASGGSGAKGSLVIGAGGFTESTVLAELYAKVLGDAGYGTTVKTLGNRELYEPALEKGQIDIVPEYAATLAEFLNAKENGSGAKPVASSDVKATVSALAKLAEARGLKVLPPGEAVDQNAFAVTKSFAEQHRLKTLSDLGRAKLPVKLAAGDECPQRPFCEPGLKKTYGIDVTGIDPKGVDTPQAKQTVKDGTDQLVLVSTTDATLDQFGLVLLDDDKKLQNADNLLPVVNAGHAGSPAVAAALEKVTKVLTTADLTALDRQVDAERKKPSDVAADYLKSKGLLKG, translated from the coding sequence ATGAGCAACCCACTTCGCTCCGCGCGGGCCGCGCACGCCGTGCGCGCGGTGTCGGCCGTGGTCGCGCTGGCGGCGGGGCTGACCGCCTGCGGCGGCGGCAAGAGCCTGGAGAAGCAGGGGCAGGCGTCCTCCGCGGCCTCCGGCGGCTCCGGGGCCAAGGGCTCCCTGGTGATCGGCGCCGGCGGGTTCACCGAGAGCACGGTCCTCGCGGAGCTGTACGCCAAGGTCCTCGGCGACGCCGGATACGGCACCACGGTCAAGACGCTCGGCAACCGCGAGCTTTACGAACCGGCCCTGGAGAAGGGCCAGATCGACATCGTGCCGGAGTACGCGGCCACCCTCGCGGAATTCCTCAACGCCAAGGAGAACGGCTCCGGCGCCAAGCCGGTCGCCTCATCCGACGTGAAGGCCACCGTGTCCGCGCTGGCCAAGCTCGCCGAGGCACGCGGCCTGAAGGTTCTGCCGCCCGGCGAGGCGGTCGACCAGAACGCGTTCGCCGTCACCAAATCCTTTGCGGAGCAACACCGGTTGAAGACGCTCAGCGATCTCGGCCGGGCCAAGCTGCCGGTGAAACTGGCGGCCGGTGACGAATGCCCGCAACGGCCGTTCTGCGAACCGGGGTTGAAGAAGACCTACGGCATAGACGTCACCGGAATCGACCCCAAGGGCGTGGACACCCCGCAGGCCAAGCAGACGGTCAAGGACGGCACCGACCAGCTGGTACTGGTCAGCACCACCGACGCCACCCTCGACCAGTTCGGGCTGGTGCTGCTCGACGACGACAAGAAGCTCCAGAACGCCGACAACCTGCTGCCGGTGGTCAACGCCGGGCACGCCGGGTCCCCGGCGGTCGCCGCCGCGCTGGAGAAGGTGACCAAGGTGCTCACCACCGCCGATCTCACCGCACTCGACCGGCAGGTGGACGCCGAACGCAAGAAGCCCTCCGACGTGGCCGCCGACTATCTGAAGTCCAAGGGTTTGCTCAAGGGGTGA